Proteins found in one Thalassophryne amazonica chromosome 1, fThaAma1.1, whole genome shotgun sequence genomic segment:
- the LOC117510467 gene encoding double-stranded RNA-binding protein Staufen homolog: MAQVKIQTSAPLAGPGLSGVSPVAMSSPGSMSLQPSVNGTGPAPAPCCPAPSVGYGDAPVSSSPPGPPQENMANPKEKTPMCLVNELARFNRIQPQYKLLSERGPAHAKIFTVQLTLGEQVWGRRHQY, encoded by the exons ATGGCTCAAGTGAAAATACAGACCTCAGCACCCCTGGCTGGTCCTGGCCTCTCTGGAGTTTCTCCAGTGGCCATGTCCAGCCCAGGATCCATGAGTCTGCAGCCATCCGTCAATGGCACAGGCCCGGCCCCTGCACCCTGCTGCCCTGCTCCTTCAGTCGGATATGGGGACGCCCCTGTATCTTCATCACCACCAG GCCCGCCCCAGGAGAACATGGCAAACCCTAAAGAGAAAACTCCGATGTGTTTGGTGAATGAGTTAGCCCGTTTTAATAGGATCCAACCACAGTACAAGCTCCTCAGTGAGAGAGGCCCTGCACATGCTAAG ATCTTCACAGTGCAGCTGACTCTAGGGGAGCAGGTGTGGGGCAGAAGGCACCAGTATTAA